The following coding sequences lie in one Miscanthus floridulus cultivar M001 chromosome 9, ASM1932011v1, whole genome shotgun sequence genomic window:
- the LOC136481551 gene encoding uncharacterized protein isoform X2, with protein MAAQLKRGIPVNCGVLALTAGQARPRPRAPPDMACSSSSLWTSTRSRCSGLPQDPGAWRKVVDRRQPFTVTKHKSTLQNNDSTQVAPIIEEEDETGGHENENEDGLQETQPGSVVTVQKGAPAPTRSTRSTAPPSRALFNENPANVTALKTYITSQQLMNRTRNNPKRRK; from the exons ATGGCTGCCCAGCTGAAGCGCGGCATCCCGGTTAACTGTGGTGTCCTAGCACTCACTGCCGGTCAAGCTCGTCCCCGACCTCGCGCTCCTCCTGACATGGCGTGCAGTTCCAGCTCTCTCTGGACTTCCACAAGATCCAGGTGCTCTGGACTTCCACAAGATCCAG GAGCTTGGAGGAAGGTGGTGGACAGAAGACAGCCCTTCACTGTAACTAAGCATAAG AGTACCCTGCAAAACAATGACAGTACACAAGTTGCACCAATCatagaagaggaagatgagaccggtggacatgaaaatgaaaatgaagatGGGTTACAGGAG ACTCAGCCTGGAAGCGTTGTCACCGTACAAAAAGGTGCACCAGCACCTACTCGCTCCACTAGAAGTACTGCACCTCCCAGCAGAGCTCTtttcaacgaaaaccctgcaaaTGTGACTGCATTGAAGACATATATCACTTCACAGCAGCTGATGAATAGGACAAGAAATAATCCCAAAAGGAGGAAG TAG
- the LOC136481551 gene encoding uncharacterized protein isoform X1, which translates to MAAQLKRGIPVNCGVLALTAGQARPRPRAPPDMACSSSSLWTSTRSRCSGLPQDPGAWRKVVDRRQPFTVTKHKSTLQNNDSTQVAPIIEEEDETGGHENENEDGLQETQPGSVVTVQKGAPAPTRSTRSTAPPSRALFNENPANVTALKTYITSQQLMNRTRNNPKRRKVDKVSVGGS; encoded by the exons ATGGCTGCCCAGCTGAAGCGCGGCATCCCGGTTAACTGTGGTGTCCTAGCACTCACTGCCGGTCAAGCTCGTCCCCGACCTCGCGCTCCTCCTGACATGGCGTGCAGTTCCAGCTCTCTCTGGACTTCCACAAGATCCAGGTGCTCTGGACTTCCACAAGATCCAG GAGCTTGGAGGAAGGTGGTGGACAGAAGACAGCCCTTCACTGTAACTAAGCATAAG AGTACCCTGCAAAACAATGACAGTACACAAGTTGCACCAATCatagaagaggaagatgagaccggtggacatgaaaatgaaaatgaagatGGGTTACAGGAG ACTCAGCCTGGAAGCGTTGTCACCGTACAAAAAGGTGCACCAGCACCTACTCGCTCCACTAGAAGTACTGCACCTCCCAGCAGAGCTCTtttcaacgaaaaccctgcaaaTGTGACTGCATTGAAGACATATATCACTTCACAGCAGCTGATGAATAGGACAAGAAATAATCCCAAAAGGAGGAAG GTGGACAAGGTTTCAGTGGGAGGCTCATAA